From the genome of Lentimicrobiaceae bacterium, one region includes:
- a CDS encoding 50S ribosomal protein L25/general stress protein Ctc — protein MKSVSISGSLRGNVGKKDAKRNRMQGKVPCVLYGGKEQLHFVADAKEFDKLLFTPNTFLVQLVVDGKEINATLQDIQYHPVNDSILHADFLELIPGKPVVISIPLIITGTAPGVLKGGKLQKKYRKLKVKGLAENLPDDITISINDLDIGQMIKINDIKVENIQLLDLASSVVASVVPTRAAAEGTTEVEAPKQ, from the coding sequence ATGAAATCAGTATCTATTAGCGGTTCCCTCCGTGGGAACGTAGGGAAAAAAGATGCAAAAAGAAACCGTATGCAGGGAAAAGTTCCTTGTGTTTTGTATGGTGGAAAAGAACAGTTGCATTTTGTTGCCGATGCGAAAGAATTCGACAAACTCCTGTTTACCCCCAACACTTTTCTTGTACAACTTGTTGTGGACGGTAAAGAAATTAATGCCACCCTTCAGGACATACAGTACCATCCGGTAAACGACAGCATTCTGCATGCCGATTTTCTGGAACTCATTCCCGGCAAACCCGTTGTTATCAGCATTCCTTTAATTATTACCGGAACGGCTCCCGGAGTTTTGAAAGGTGGTAAGTTGCAGAAAAAATACAGGAAATTGAAAGTGAAAGGACTGGCTGAAAATCTTCCTGACGACATCACCATCAGCATTAACGACCTCGATATAGGACAAATGATAAAGATAAATGACATTAAGGTAGAAAATATCCAGTTACTTGATCTTGCCAGTTCGGTTGTAGCTAGTGTGGTTCCCACCCGTGCTGCTGCCGAAGGTACTACAGAAGTCGAAGCTCCTAAACAATAG
- a CDS encoding ribose-phosphate pyrophosphokinase produces the protein MATMVNIFSGRATRYLSEKIAVSYGKKLGDVKFTDFSDGEFQPSYEENIRGNDIFIIQSTFPPSDNLFELLLMVDAAKRASAKHIVAVIPYFGFARQDRKDKPRVSIAAKLVANLITAAGVNRIITIDLHADQIQGFFDLPVDHLFASSIFIPYIRQMHIPNLVFASPDTGGTRRAAAYAKIMEVPFVICYKQRTKPNQIDDMALIGDVKGKDVILLDDIVDTATTLTKAAKLMEENGASSVRAFVTHPVLSASACEKIEKSVFKEIFVTDTIPQRCQNNKIKVLSCADMLADVIGRVHRHQSISSIFKF, from the coding sequence ATGGCAACTATGGTCAACATTTTTTCAGGAAGGGCTACCCGCTATCTTTCCGAAAAAATTGCAGTAAGCTATGGAAAAAAATTAGGTGATGTAAAATTTACCGATTTTTCGGATGGTGAATTTCAACCCTCTTATGAGGAAAACATCCGGGGAAACGATATTTTCATCATTCAGTCCACTTTTCCGCCTTCAGATAACCTTTTTGAATTGCTGCTAATGGTAGATGCTGCCAAAAGGGCATCGGCAAAACATATTGTTGCCGTAATTCCTTATTTTGGTTTTGCCCGCCAGGACCGCAAGGACAAGCCCCGTGTATCTATTGCCGCCAAATTAGTTGCAAACCTGATTACTGCTGCTGGAGTAAACCGTATTATTACCATTGATTTACATGCCGACCAAATTCAGGGATTTTTCGACCTTCCGGTTGATCATCTGTTTGCTTCCTCAATTTTTATTCCCTACATAAGGCAAATGCACATACCAAACCTTGTGTTTGCTTCTCCCGATACCGGGGGTACCCGCAGGGCAGCCGCTTATGCAAAGATTATGGAAGTACCTTTTGTTATTTGTTATAAACAACGTACTAAACCCAACCAGATTGACGACATGGCACTCATAGGCGATGTAAAAGGAAAAGACGTTATTTTACTGGATGATATTGTAGATACAGCTACTACCCTTACCAAAGCAGCCAAACTGATGGAAGAAAACGGAGCTTCAAGTGTGCGGGCATTTGTTACCCATCCCGTTTTATCGGCAAGTGCCTGCGAAAAAATTGAAAAATCAGTATTTAAAGAAATATTTGTTACTGATACCATACCCCAGAGATGCCAAAACAATAAAATAAAAGTACTGAGTTGTGCCGATATGCTTGCTGATGTCATTGGCAGAGTACACCGGCATCAGTCTATCAGTTCTATTTTTAAATTTTAA
- a CDS encoding S41 family peptidase, whose product MGNKKFSVYLPILLALMLATGIFIGNSLNKQRDAGRKDKITNVLQYISEEYVDTVNSEKLEASAIEGMLESLDPHSQYITAEDFKEANDPLMGKFEGIGIQFRIEKDTIFVVNTIPGGPSEKVGIMAGDRIVKVDGKNVAGMKITEREVMKKLKGPRGTKVKASILRRGIHGLADYTILRDVIPTYSIDIAYMPKPGIGYIKISKFSATTHKEFLEAASKLKAEGMKKMILDLRGNSGGFLDAAIGLADEFLPNKKLIVYTEGLHQKREKAFASGEGIFENEPLVVLIDEGSASASEILAGAIQDNDRGTIVGRRSFGKGLVQRQLDLPDGSAVRLTIARYHTPTGRCIQKPYKNGIEQYYNEAYQRYLDGEMENADSIKFEDSLKFKTPKGRIVYGGGGIMPDVYIPLDRNENSKFYIGVFNKGLVYQYAFDYTDKNRKALGRFKNWHDFNENFQVTPSMWNEFLQLAAKNNIKKVTSDKPGSDERIKQLIKAFISRNILDDQGFYPIYLKTDKTFLKAIELL is encoded by the coding sequence ATGGGAAATAAAAAATTTTCAGTGTATTTGCCCATTCTACTTGCCCTTATGCTGGCTACCGGAATATTTATTGGCAATTCTCTTAACAAACAGAGAGATGCAGGAAGAAAAGACAAAATCACAAATGTATTACAATATATTTCAGAAGAATATGTAGATACGGTTAACAGCGAAAAGTTGGAAGCTTCCGCTATCGAAGGTATGCTTGAAAGCCTGGATCCACATTCGCAATACATTACTGCAGAAGATTTCAAAGAAGCTAACGACCCGTTGATGGGTAAATTTGAAGGGATAGGCATACAGTTCAGGATAGAAAAAGACACCATTTTCGTGGTGAATACTATACCCGGAGGACCGTCGGAAAAAGTGGGGATAATGGCTGGCGACCGTATCGTAAAAGTAGATGGCAAAAATGTAGCCGGAATGAAAATTACCGAACGTGAAGTGATGAAAAAGCTGAAAGGTCCCCGTGGAACCAAGGTGAAAGCAAGTATTTTACGTCGCGGAATTCACGGACTCGCTGACTACACCATCCTGCGTGATGTAATTCCAACCTACAGCATTGACATTGCTTATATGCCCAAACCTGGTATTGGATACATCAAAATCAGCAAGTTTTCGGCTACTACCCACAAAGAATTCCTGGAAGCTGCCAGCAAATTAAAAGCCGAAGGAATGAAAAAGATGATACTCGATTTAAGAGGCAATTCGGGCGGTTTTCTGGATGCCGCCATCGGGCTTGCCGACGAATTTCTCCCCAATAAGAAATTGATTGTTTATACGGAAGGGTTACATCAGAAACGGGAAAAAGCCTTTGCCAGTGGTGAAGGAATTTTTGAAAATGAACCTTTGGTAGTTTTAATTGACGAAGGCTCGGCTTCTGCCAGCGAAATTCTTGCCGGAGCCATCCAGGACAACGATCGGGGAACCATCGTCGGACGCCGTTCTTTTGGCAAAGGATTGGTACAGCGTCAGCTTGATTTACCCGATGGGTCTGCCGTTCGCCTTACCATTGCACGCTACCACACTCCGACAGGCAGATGTATTCAGAAACCTTATAAAAACGGCATTGAACAGTATTATAACGAAGCTTACCAGCGTTACCTTGATGGGGAAATGGAAAATGCCGACAGCATAAAATTTGAAGATTCTCTCAAATTTAAAACTCCCAAAGGACGTATCGTTTACGGCGGCGGCGGCATTATGCCCGATGTGTATATCCCCTTAGATAGAAACGAAAATTCTAAGTTTTACATAGGAGTGTTTAATAAGGGATTGGTTTACCAGTATGCCTTTGATTACACCGACAAAAACCGCAAGGCACTTGGACGTTTTAAAAACTGGCATGATTTTAATGAAAATTTCCAGGTAACTCCCTCTATGTGGAACGAATTTTTACAACTTGCTGCCAAAAACAATATTAAAAAGGTTACCAGCGACAAACCTGGCTCCGACGAACGGATTAAGCAGCTCATAAAAGCTTTCATTAGCAGAAATATTCTGGACGACCAGGGATTTTATCCCATTTATCTTAAAACGGATAAAACATTTTTGAAAGCAATTGAACTTTTGTAA
- a CDS encoding superoxide dismutase [Fe] (SodB; iron binding; present under aerobic and anaerobic conditions; destroys free radicals): MLFELPSLPYAMDALEPYISKNTIEFHYGKHHQAYVTNLNKLVPGTEFENATLEEIVKRATGGIFNNGAQVWNHTFYWSCLAPNAGGEPSGLLADRINRDFGSFATFKEKFSAAAATLFGSGWAWLVKNADGKLEIIQESNAGNPLRNGFIPLLTCDVWEHAYYLDKQNRRPDYISDFWNLINWNTVAQHLK, from the coding sequence ATGCTTTTTGAATTACCTTCTCTTCCTTACGCCATGGATGCTTTGGAACCGTATATTTCCAAAAATACCATTGAGTTTCACTATGGTAAACATCATCAGGCTTATGTAACCAATCTTAACAAACTGGTTCCCGGTACCGAATTTGAAAACGCCACCCTCGAAGAAATTGTAAAACGTGCTACCGGTGGTATTTTTAACAATGGCGCCCAGGTATGGAATCATACTTTTTACTGGAGTTGCTTAGCTCCCAATGCAGGAGGTGAACCTTCCGGTTTGCTTGCCGACAGGATTAATCGCGATTTTGGCTCGTTTGCTACTTTTAAAGAAAAATTCAGTGCTGCCGCAGCCACCCTTTTTGGATCTGGCTGGGCATGGCTGGTTAAAAATGCCGATGGCAAACTCGAAATTATCCAGGAAAGCAATGCCGGAAATCCTTTGCGAAACGGGTTTATTCCATTGTTAACCTGCGATGTATGGGAACATGCTTATTATCTGGACAAACAGAACCGCCGTCCGGATTACATCAGCGATTTCTGGAATCTGATAAACTGGAATACCGTTGCCCAGCACCTAAAATAA
- a CDS encoding PorT family protein, with product MKKYFLLTIVLLAATWGFSQNPLSFGIKAGFTSSKLNSDVDETKDAVLGYQFGVFGRLSAKKMYIQPEIYFTKKGGELKADGGDTHYSITMNTVDIPLLIGYKLADAKLANLRVMAGPVASFVYDKNIDTKTGVKFPKNDLEDASWAIQAGAGIDVLMFTLDVRYEWGVKDIYKPSDQDFKNNIFLVSLGWKIY from the coding sequence ATGAAAAAATACTTTTTGTTAACAATAGTGTTGCTTGCAGCAACATGGGGTTTTTCGCAAAATCCTTTATCTTTTGGGATAAAAGCAGGTTTTACATCTTCAAAATTGAACAGTGATGTTGATGAAACAAAAGATGCTGTTCTCGGTTACCAGTTTGGAGTATTTGGTCGCTTAAGTGCCAAAAAAATGTACATCCAGCCCGAAATATATTTTACAAAAAAAGGTGGCGAATTAAAAGCCGACGGAGGGGATACCCATTACAGTATTACGATGAATACCGTTGATATTCCATTGCTTATTGGTTATAAACTGGCAGATGCCAAGCTTGCCAACTTACGGGTGATGGCAGGACCTGTAGCTTCGTTTGTGTACGATAAGAATATTGACACCAAAACAGGTGTAAAATTTCCAAAAAATGATTTGGAAGATGCAAGCTGGGCAATACAGGCAGGTGCAGGCATAGATGTTTTGATGTTTACTCTCGACGTTCGTTATGAATGGGGTGTTAAAGATATATACAAACCTTCTGATCAGGATTTTAAAAACAATATCTTTTTGGTAAGCCTCGGCTGGAAAATTTACTAA
- a CDS encoding PorT family protein, translated as MKQMYLTPVNKDKDCCKRATSHLININLLRKQRNYVLFILIFLMVSIHAGAQKTNYNLGFRIAPNLGWLKPDAEDFVSKGSHLGFSWGFVSEFELTENYLLVTGFNVLQNRGELKYREQMAIPPDSILLEGWNHRKYSLKYLQIPLTLKLRTNELGYFRYYGQIGLGTGFLISAKTDEDFYSGTQTKGSENKNIYDDISKIRLSLLLEAGVEYKIEGFSTLVFGIRFDNGFTNVLSFDNYYLNDVDPFAIGNTVELTLGILINP; from the coding sequence ATGAAACAAATGTATTTAACCCCAGTAAACAAGGATAAAGATTGTTGCAAGCGAGCTACCTCACACCTTATTAATATAAACTTACTACGGAAACAACGTAATTACGTTTTGTTTATTCTTATTTTTCTGATGGTGAGTATACATGCCGGGGCGCAAAAGACCAATTATAACCTTGGTTTTCGTATTGCGCCCAACCTGGGATGGCTGAAACCTGATGCCGAAGATTTTGTGTCAAAGGGTTCACATCTGGGGTTTTCATGGGGCTTCGTCAGCGAATTTGAACTTACCGAAAACTATTTGCTTGTTACAGGATTTAACGTATTGCAAAACAGGGGAGAATTGAAATACCGTGAGCAAATGGCTATACCTCCCGATTCAATTTTGCTTGAAGGCTGGAATCACCGGAAATATTCACTTAAATATTTACAGATTCCTCTTACATTGAAACTTCGCACCAACGAACTTGGATATTTCCGGTATTATGGTCAGATTGGACTGGGTACCGGATTTTTAATCTCTGCCAAAACCGATGAAGATTTTTATTCGGGAACGCAAACCAAAGGCAGTGAGAATAAAAATATTTATGACGATATTTCAAAAATACGGCTATCACTTCTTCTTGAAGCAGGGGTAGAATATAAAATTGAAGGTTTCAGTACATTGGTTTTTGGTATCCGTTTCGACAATGGCTTCACCAACGTGCTGTCCTTTGACAATTACTACTTGAATGATGTTGATCCCTTTGCCATTGGCAACACAGTGGAACTCACCCTTGGCATCCTCATCAACCCATAA
- a CDS encoding NAD+ synthase: protein MKIALAQLNYHVGNFAANVLKIKNTIRKAKECQADIVVFAELSVCGYPPRDFLEFSDFIEQCHNGIDEIACECTGIAAIIGAPGINPNEKGKPLFNSAYFLAEGKVWAIRHKSLLPNYDVFDEYRYFEPNRNFEVINYHDQKIALTICEDLWNIDNDPLYTVTPMDVLSDQRPTMMINIAASPFHYNQDAVRKSVLTRNAQKYGLPLVYVNHVGAQTELIFDGGSLVVDKNGNISSELSYFEEDFKIIDIDEKTADTGYSGTKADKIQWIHDALVLGIHDYFGKMGFQKAILGLSGGIDSAVTLALASQALGNKNCLAVLLPSRFSSNHSVNDARLLAENLNVSYHIISIEEAYKSLENTLQPYFAGLPFGLAEENVQARIRAVILMALSNKFGYILLNTSNKSEAAVGYGTLYGDMCGGLSVLGDVYKTDVFALARYLNRNGEIIPENTIIKPPSAELRPGQKDSDSLPEYSILDRILFQYIEERKSPRELIDAGFDETIVRKVLRMVNTNEWKRYQTPPILRTSPKAFGMGRRMPIVGKYLF, encoded by the coding sequence ATGAAAATTGCTCTTGCCCAGCTCAATTACCATGTTGGTAACTTTGCTGCCAATGTTTTAAAAATAAAAAATACTATTCGCAAGGCAAAAGAATGCCAGGCAGATATTGTTGTTTTTGCTGAATTATCCGTTTGTGGGTATCCCCCCCGTGATTTTCTTGAATTTTCCGATTTCATCGAGCAATGCCACAACGGCATTGACGAAATTGCTTGCGAATGTACAGGCATCGCAGCCATAATAGGTGCGCCCGGTATCAATCCCAACGAAAAAGGGAAACCTCTTTTCAATTCGGCATATTTTCTTGCAGAAGGTAAAGTTTGGGCAATACGGCATAAATCGTTGCTTCCTAATTATGATGTATTCGACGAATACCGCTATTTTGAACCTAACCGTAATTTTGAGGTTATCAATTACCATGATCAAAAAATTGCACTTACAATTTGCGAAGACCTATGGAATATTGATAATGACCCTCTTTACACAGTAACACCTATGGATGTACTTTCCGACCAGCGTCCTACGATGATGATTAATATTGCTGCATCTCCTTTTCATTACAACCAGGATGCCGTCCGGAAATCGGTACTCACACGCAATGCCCAAAAATATGGTCTGCCGTTAGTGTATGTAAACCACGTGGGTGCACAAACTGAGCTGATTTTCGACGGGGGCTCACTGGTGGTGGATAAAAACGGAAACATCAGCAGCGAACTCAGCTATTTTGAAGAAGATTTCAAGATAATTGATATTGATGAAAAAACTGCTGATACGGGTTATTCCGGCACAAAGGCAGATAAAATACAATGGATACACGATGCGCTTGTTTTGGGTATTCATGATTATTTCGGGAAAATGGGTTTTCAGAAAGCTATACTGGGTTTGTCTGGAGGTATTGATTCGGCAGTTACCCTTGCTTTGGCTTCGCAGGCTCTGGGAAATAAGAATTGCCTCGCAGTGTTGCTCCCGTCCCGTTTTTCGAGCAACCATTCGGTGAACGACGCACGTTTATTAGCCGAAAATCTCAATGTCTCTTACCACATTATCAGCATTGAAGAAGCTTATAAAAGCCTTGAAAACACTTTACAACCCTACTTTGCCGGTTTGCCTTTCGGATTGGCAGAGGAAAATGTACAGGCACGCATACGCGCCGTAATTCTGATGGCACTTTCGAATAAATTTGGATATATTCTTTTGAATACCTCTAATAAAAGCGAAGCTGCTGTGGGTTATGGCACTCTGTATGGCGACATGTGCGGCGGCTTGTCGGTTTTGGGCGATGTATACAAAACTGATGTGTTTGCCCTTGCACGTTACCTGAACCGCAACGGCGAAATCATTCCAGAAAACACTATTATAAAACCTCCTTCGGCTGAATTACGTCCTGGGCAAAAAGATTCGGATTCACTACCCGAATATTCCATACTCGACCGAATTCTCTTCCAATATATTGAAGAAAGAAAAAGCCCGCGTGAACTCATTGACGCAGGCTTTGACGAAACTATTGTACGAAAAGTGCTTCGAATGGTAAATACCAACGAATGGAAACGTTACCAAACACCTCCAATACTCCGCACTTCACCAAAGGCATTTGGCATGGGCAGAAGGATGCCTATTGTGGGAAAATATCTTTTTTAG
- a CDS encoding NifU family protein has protein sequence MNTNPELTAKVKNVIDQIRPYLQADGGDIRFIELTSENVVKVELQGACGSCPYSQMTLKNGVEEAVKKAIPEIVAVDSI, from the coding sequence ATGAATACAAATCCCGAATTAACTGCTAAAGTTAAAAATGTTATTGACCAAATCCGTCCTTACCTTCAGGCTGACGGAGGCGATATCCGTTTTATTGAATTAACAAGCGAAAACGTCGTTAAAGTCGAACTTCAGGGGGCATGTGGTTCGTGCCCTTACAGCCAGATGACTCTGAAGAACGGGGTGGAAGAAGCCGTTAAGAAAGCCATTCCCGAAATAGTGGCTGTGGATTCTATCTAA
- a CDS encoding Mrp/NBP35 family ATP-binding protein, with amino-acid sequence MQYTENQILNALQTVHDPDLKKDLVSLGMIENIKTEENKISFSVVLTTPACPMKSLIKQNCINAIHNLIDTNANVEIEMTSRVTTRRSTTESMLRNVKNIIAVASGKGGVGKSTVAANLAVALSKTGAKTGLLDADIYGPSVPLMFDLMNGHPSVVEENGKQIMIPLQKYGIKLLSIGFFVDPAKALLWRGPMASNALSQLFHDSEWGELDYLVVDMPPGTGDIHLTLVQQVPVTGVCIVSTPQEVALADARKALSMFTQENVNVPVLGLIENMSYFTPAELPTNKYYIFGKEGGKRLAEETGVPLLGQIPLVESICESGDNGNPIALDESSATGIAFHTLAQNVARYVAIRNVSLPATKPVILQQ; translated from the coding sequence ATGCAATATACAGAGAATCAGATTTTAAATGCTTTACAAACAGTTCACGATCCCGACCTCAAAAAGGATTTGGTGAGTCTTGGGATGATTGAAAACATCAAAACCGAAGAAAATAAAATCAGCTTCAGCGTGGTTCTTACCACACCCGCCTGCCCTATGAAGTCGTTGATAAAACAGAATTGTATCAATGCTATTCATAACCTTATTGATACCAATGCCAATGTGGAAATAGAAATGACCTCGCGGGTAACCACCCGCCGTAGCACAACCGAAAGTATGCTTCGAAATGTTAAAAATATCATTGCCGTGGCTTCAGGAAAAGGTGGAGTAGGCAAATCAACAGTAGCAGCAAACCTTGCAGTAGCATTATCAAAAACCGGGGCAAAAACCGGTTTGTTAGATGCTGACATTTATGGTCCTTCGGTTCCGTTGATGTTCGATTTGATGAACGGGCATCCTTCAGTTGTTGAAGAAAATGGAAAACAGATAATGATCCCGTTACAGAAATATGGAATAAAATTGCTTTCCATTGGTTTTTTTGTTGACCCTGCCAAAGCATTGCTCTGGAGAGGGCCTATGGCTTCCAATGCACTCAGCCAGTTGTTTCACGATTCGGAATGGGGCGAACTGGATTACCTGGTGGTTGACATGCCTCCCGGAACTGGTGACATCCATCTTACTTTGGTGCAGCAGGTTCCCGTTACGGGGGTTTGCATTGTGAGCACTCCGCAGGAAGTTGCCCTGGCTGATGCACGCAAGGCATTGAGCATGTTCACACAGGAAAATGTAAATGTGCCTGTTTTGGGTCTTATCGAAAACATGTCGTATTTTACACCTGCCGAACTGCCAACAAATAAATATTACATTTTTGGAAAAGAAGGAGGTAAACGTCTTGCCGAAGAAACCGGCGTGCCCCTGCTTGGTCAAATCCCGCTCGTTGAAAGCATCTGCGAGTCGGGCGACAATGGAAACCCTATTGCCCTGGATGAAAGTTCTGCCACCGGCATAGCTTTCCATACTCTTGCTCAAAATGTAGCCCGATATGTAGCAATCCGCAATGTCAGCCTTCCTGCAACAAAACCTGTTATCCTGCAACAATAA
- a CDS encoding response regulator has translation MTNSNLILIVDDEVQIRRLLEITLNANGYKVAEASTGKEGIVAAATLNPSLILLDLGLPDEDGQSVLKKLREWYSHPIIILSVRNLEDDIVQALDNGANDYLTKPFRSGELLARIRSAFRQVQQNENTDTVLVYSTLQIDLVNHIVHKEDEIIKLTSTEFSLLVLLAKNPSKVLTHHYILKEIWGHGYTGQTQYLRVFVAQLRKKIEDNPAKPEHIITESGIGYRFN, from the coding sequence ATGACAAACAGCAACCTCATACTGATAGTGGATGACGAAGTGCAAATAAGACGCCTGCTCGAAATAACCCTTAATGCCAATGGTTACAAGGTGGCAGAGGCAAGCACCGGCAAAGAGGGCATAGTGGCGGCAGCTACTTTAAATCCGTCCCTTATTTTGCTTGATTTGGGTCTTCCGGATGAGGATGGTCAAAGTGTGCTGAAAAAGTTGAGGGAGTGGTATTCCCATCCCATCATTATCCTATCAGTACGAAATTTGGAAGACGATATAGTGCAGGCACTGGACAACGGGGCCAACGATTATCTTACCAAGCCTTTTCGCAGTGGCGAGCTGCTTGCACGCATACGCTCGGCTTTCAGGCAGGTTCAGCAAAACGAGAATACCGATACCGTTCTCGTTTATTCCACTCTGCAAATAGATTTGGTAAACCATATTGTTCATAAAGAGGACGAAATTATCAAACTTACTTCTACCGAATTTTCGCTGTTAGTACTACTGGCAAAAAATCCGAGCAAAGTACTCACCCATCATTATATATTAAAGGAAATCTGGGGACATGGCTATACCGGACAAACGCAATACTTGCGGGTTTTTGTGGCACAACTACGCAAAAAAATAGAAGACAACCCGGCTAAACCCGAGCATATTATTACCGAATCTGGCATAGGATACCGGTTTAACTGA